The following nucleotide sequence is from Candidatus Zixiibacteriota bacterium.
TGATGAAACGCGCCAGGAATATGCCCATGCCGCCGTGGCTTTCATTCTTTCTCCCGACGGGATTATCAGCCGATATCTCTATGGGCTTACTTTCAAAGCAAATGATTTGAAACTGGCAATACTGGAGGCATCAGAAGGCAAAATCGGAAATACTATCGACCGCATTCTCCTTTACTGTTATCATTATGACCCGGACGCCAAGGGGTATGTAGTCTTTGCCTCTAACATTATGAAATTGGGGGGACTGCTCAGCCTTATCCTCCTTTTTCTGTTTTTGGCGATTCTCTGGCTAAAAGACCGGAGGCGGAGTTCCCTGCAAAAGCGAGATGATATCCTGAGGGCAAGGGCGGGGAGAAGCTAATAATGGACAGTAC
It contains:
- a CDS encoding SCO family protein is translated as DETRQEYAHAAVAFILSPDGIISRYLYGLTFKANDLKLAILEASEGKIGNTIDRILLYCYHYDPDAKGYVVFASNIMKLGGLLSLILLFLFLAILWLKDRRRSSLQKRDDILRARAGRS